Proteins encoded within one genomic window of uncultured Draconibacterium sp.:
- a CDS encoding polysaccharide deacetylase family protein, protein MRHFPRFVSKKLSPLFSTRKLLTAKTPLFLPFYHTINSKPLPHILNYPVIDEKQFKQELDFYLKYFNPISLEELTKSPKPNSFHLSFDDGLKECAEIVAPILLQKGIPATFFVNSGFVDNIELFHRYKASLIAIEMQTHPDAEIENYLHENGIPLKSLLQVSFSKRVILDHAAELLEIDFQSFLEVQQPYMTTAQIKELHNKGFSIGGHSHKHPEFWKISEKKQLKQIKKSMKWVSENVDPKVKAFAFPYTDDGISGKLIKKIHDNGFCDITFGTAGVKYDEIPNNFQRYPAEQNGDFELNVKAEFLYFKLRKIIGKATVKH, encoded by the coding sequence ATGAGGCATTTCCCGCGTTTTGTAAGTAAAAAACTGAGTCCGCTGTTTTCAACCCGAAAACTTCTGACGGCAAAAACGCCCTTGTTTTTACCATTTTACCACACCATTAATAGCAAGCCATTACCACACATTTTAAACTACCCGGTAATCGACGAGAAACAATTTAAGCAGGAGCTCGATTTCTACTTGAAGTATTTTAATCCAATCTCGTTGGAAGAGCTGACGAAGTCACCCAAACCCAACAGTTTTCATTTGAGTTTTGATGACGGGTTGAAAGAGTGTGCCGAGATAGTCGCACCTATTCTTTTACAGAAAGGAATACCGGCCACTTTTTTTGTGAACAGTGGTTTTGTCGACAACATAGAACTTTTCCATCGTTACAAAGCCAGTTTAATTGCCATCGAAATGCAAACGCATCCCGATGCCGAAATAGAAAATTACCTGCACGAAAATGGGATTCCCTTAAAGTCTCTATTGCAAGTTTCTTTTTCAAAGCGGGTAATACTCGATCATGCAGCCGAGTTACTTGAAATCGATTTTCAATCGTTTCTGGAAGTGCAACAACCTTACATGACCACCGCCCAAATTAAAGAACTACACAACAAGGGTTTTTCTATTGGCGGACACAGCCATAAACATCCTGAATTCTGGAAAATTTCGGAGAAAAAACAGTTGAAGCAAATCAAAAAAAGTATGAAATGGGTGAGCGAAAATGTAGATCCCAAAGTAAAAGCATTTGCATTTCCGTATACCGACGATGGCATTTCCGGGAAACTGATAAAAAAGATACACGACAACGGATTTTGCGATATTACGTTTGGAACGGCGGGCGTTAAGTACGATGAAATCCCCAATAATTTTCAACGCTACCCGGCTGAACAAAATGGCGATTTTGAGTTGAATGTAAAAGCAGAATTTCTTTATTTTAAACTGCGCAAAATAATTGGCAAAGCAACAGTAAAACATTGA